The Candidatus Binatia bacterium genome includes a region encoding these proteins:
- a CDS encoding Zn-dependent alcohol dehydrogenase, translated as MKAAVLYAFNEPFKVEDVDLGEPRDGEVRVKLAASGVCHSDRSIQKGILPVAPPIIIGHEGAGVVEAVGRGVTSVKPGDHVVLTWLTSCGLCRDCARARPHLCKRAAQLINSGGRMADGTTRFKASGGDVPHWVGSFADHTIVMEDAVVKIRDDVPLEAAALVGCGVMTGVGAVLNTAKVEPGATVAVFGAGGVGLNCVQAAALAGAEKIIVVDLNPKKLELAKDFGATHVIDASQDDAVAAIQQLTDGGAEYVFEVIGNARLIEQAFNAVRPGGKLVIVGVPAVTETLTFPAAFFPLAEKTVMGSYYGSPRFRYDMPMILDLYMAGKLKLDELISRRLKLEQINEAFDLMEKGEVARSVITY; from the coding sequence ATGAAGGCAGCAGTCCTCTACGCGTTCAACGAGCCCTTCAAGGTCGAGGACGTCGACCTCGGCGAGCCGCGCGACGGTGAGGTCCGCGTGAAGCTCGCCGCGAGCGGCGTCTGCCACAGCGACCGCTCGATCCAGAAGGGCATCCTGCCCGTCGCGCCGCCGATCATCATCGGCCACGAAGGGGCGGGCGTCGTCGAGGCGGTGGGCCGTGGCGTGACGTCCGTGAAGCCGGGTGACCACGTGGTGCTCACCTGGCTCACGAGCTGCGGGCTGTGCCGCGACTGCGCGCGCGCACGTCCGCACCTGTGCAAGCGCGCCGCGCAGCTCATCAACTCGGGTGGACGCATGGCGGACGGCACGACGCGCTTCAAGGCGTCGGGCGGCGACGTGCCGCACTGGGTGGGCTCGTTCGCCGACCACACGATCGTGATGGAAGACGCGGTCGTGAAGATTCGCGACGACGTGCCGCTCGAGGCGGCGGCGCTCGTCGGCTGCGGCGTCATGACCGGCGTGGGCGCGGTGCTCAACACGGCGAAGGTCGAGCCCGGCGCGACAGTCGCGGTGTTCGGCGCCGGTGGCGTCGGGCTGAACTGCGTTCAGGCGGCGGCGCTCGCCGGCGCGGAGAAGATCATCGTCGTCGATCTCAACCCGAAGAAGCTCGAGCTCGCGAAGGACTTCGGCGCGACGCACGTGATCGACGCGTCGCAGGACGACGCGGTCGCGGCGATCCAGCAGCTCACCGACGGCGGCGCGGAGTACGTCTTCGAGGTGATCGGCAACGCGCGCCTGATCGAGCAGGCGTTCAACGCCGTGCGCCCCGGCGGCAAGCTGGTGATCGTCGGCGTCCCGGCGGTGACCGAGACGCTGACCTTCCCGGCGGCCTTCTTCCCGCTCGCCGAGAAGACGGTGATGGGATCGTATTACGGCTCGCCGCGCTTCCGCTACGACATGCCGATGATCCTCGACCTCTACATGGCCGGGAAGCTCAAGCTCGACGAGCTGATCTCGCGTCGGCTGAAGCTCGAACAGATCAACGAGGCCTTCGACCTGATGGAGAAGGGCGAGGTCGCGCGCAGCGTCATCACCTACTGA
- a CDS encoding OB-fold domain-containing protein: MAEQAAAAAPARRPIVPFLRLGEREEDARLIAQKCGSCGALYFSKRVACAKCAAEGPFEEVPLSRRGKLYVYSIVHQSAPGVQTPFVSAIVDLEDGIAVRCTLVDVEPDPAKLKFDMPVEMITRTVRTDQEGKEVVAFFFRPAQGN; this comes from the coding sequence ATGGCAGAACAAGCCGCGGCGGCCGCGCCCGCGCGCCGCCCGATCGTCCCGTTTTTGCGTCTCGGCGAGCGCGAGGAAGACGCTCGTCTGATCGCCCAGAAGTGCGGCTCCTGCGGCGCGCTCTACTTCTCGAAGCGCGTCGCGTGCGCGAAGTGCGCGGCGGAAGGTCCGTTCGAGGAGGTGCCGCTGTCGAGGCGCGGCAAGCTCTACGTGTACTCGATCGTGCACCAATCGGCGCCGGGCGTGCAGACCCCGTTCGTCTCTGCGATCGTCGATCTCGAGGACGGCATCGCGGTGCGCTGCACGCTGGTCGACGTCGAGCCCGACCCGGCAAAGCTCAAGTTCGACATGCCGGTCGAGATGATCACCCGTACCGTGCGCACGGACCAGGAGGGCAAGGAGGTCGTGGCCTTCTTCTTCCGCCCGGCGCAGGGCAACTGA
- a CDS encoding thiolase family protein, whose protein sequence is MRDVFVVGVGMIKFGRFKDKTVDQLAAEAALLALKDAGIGIKDIELLASGNLLQAGAMVGQRIMQQLGQTGIPIVNVANACATGSTAFREAYMAVASGACDVAMAVGSEQMGKMGMLGGGGQRESTEGILGSEMMPAVFAQAGVEHMRKYGTTVEQFAKISVKNHKHSTKNPLAQYQVEVSLEDVLKSRMIAWPNTLQMCCPTGDGAAAAIVASAEKARQIGRKPIRVAASVLTSDPYTDRDLTMPDVSTLTRIAAKQAYEKAGIGPEDLDLVELHDCFATAELLHYENLGLCKDGEGGRMIDEGRTCHGGDIPVNVSGGLLSKGHPLGATGVANIFEVVTHLRGEAGDRQVEGAKVGLAHVIGLGSACTINILQA, encoded by the coding sequence ATGCGTGACGTGTTCGTTGTCGGCGTCGGGATGATCAAGTTCGGGCGCTTCAAGGACAAGACGGTCGATCAGCTCGCCGCCGAGGCGGCGTTGCTCGCGCTGAAGGACGCCGGAATCGGCATCAAGGACATCGAGCTGCTCGCGAGCGGCAACCTGCTGCAGGCGGGCGCGATGGTCGGGCAGCGCATCATGCAGCAGCTCGGCCAGACCGGCATCCCGATCGTGAACGTGGCGAACGCCTGCGCGACGGGCTCGACGGCGTTCCGCGAGGCGTACATGGCGGTCGCCTCGGGGGCCTGCGACGTCGCGATGGCGGTCGGCTCGGAGCAGATGGGCAAGATGGGCATGCTCGGCGGCGGCGGCCAGCGCGAGAGCACCGAGGGCATCCTCGGCTCCGAGATGATGCCCGCTGTGTTCGCGCAGGCCGGCGTCGAGCACATGCGCAAGTACGGCACGACGGTCGAGCAGTTCGCCAAGATCAGCGTCAAGAACCACAAGCACTCGACCAAGAACCCGCTCGCCCAGTACCAGGTCGAGGTGTCGCTCGAGGACGTGTTGAAGAGCCGCATGATCGCGTGGCCGAACACGCTGCAGATGTGCTGTCCGACGGGCGACGGCGCCGCGGCGGCGATCGTCGCGTCGGCGGAGAAGGCGCGGCAGATCGGCCGCAAGCCGATCCGCGTCGCGGCCTCGGTGCTGACCTCCGACCCGTACACCGATCGCGACCTCACGATGCCGGACGTCTCGACGCTGACCCGCATCGCGGCGAAGCAGGCGTACGAGAAGGCCGGCATCGGCCCCGAGGATCTCGACCTCGTCGAGCTGCACGACTGCTTCGCGACCGCGGAGCTGCTGCACTACGAGAACCTCGGCCTCTGCAAGGACGGCGAGGGCGGCCGCATGATCGACGAGGGGCGCACGTGCCACGGCGGCGACATCCCGGTCAACGTGAGCGGCGGCCTGCTGTCGAAGGGGCACCCGCTCGGTGCGACCGGCGTCGCGAACATCTTCGAGGTCGTGACGCACCTGCGCGGCGAAGCGGGCGACCGTCAGGTCGAGGGCGCGAAGGTCGGGCTCGCGCACGTCATCGGCCTCGGCTCGGCGTGCACGATCAACATCCTGCAGGCGTGA
- a CDS encoding alpha/beta hydrolase — protein sequence MAEINSIEHARIDCGEVTLHCALAGEQGRPLVVLLHGFPESWYSWRHQIPVLAQHFRVAAPSLRGYGESDRPKEVSAYVLPKLTGDVRGLIRGLGYEDAAIVGHDWGGGIAWAFAIDHPEACRKLAVCNCPHPAMFQKALLSNPRQLLRSWYMFFFQIPYLPEWLFSRDNKRALDRAFRDMVVRKDREVFSDADLAEIKRAFDPPGAITAAINYYRAQFRDPSMLKRYSSDKRIKCPTRLIWAEDDVALGKELTYGMEPLFEAPFDVRYIPACSHWVQQERPEEVNAYLLEFLRPE from the coding sequence ATGGCGGAGATCAATTCGATCGAGCACGCGCGCATCGACTGCGGCGAGGTGACGCTGCACTGCGCGCTCGCGGGTGAGCAAGGACGACCGCTCGTCGTCCTGCTGCACGGCTTTCCCGAGTCCTGGTATTCCTGGCGCCATCAGATCCCCGTCCTCGCGCAGCACTTTCGCGTCGCCGCACCGAGCTTGCGCGGCTACGGCGAGAGCGACCGTCCGAAGGAGGTCTCGGCGTACGTCCTGCCGAAGCTGACCGGCGACGTCCGCGGGCTGATCCGCGGCCTCGGCTACGAGGACGCGGCGATCGTCGGCCACGACTGGGGCGGCGGCATCGCGTGGGCGTTCGCGATCGACCATCCCGAGGCGTGCCGCAAGCTCGCGGTGTGCAACTGCCCGCATCCGGCGATGTTCCAGAAGGCGCTGCTGTCCAATCCGCGGCAGCTGCTGCGCAGCTGGTACATGTTCTTCTTCCAGATTCCCTACCTGCCGGAGTGGCTCTTCTCGCGCGACAACAAGCGCGCGCTCGACCGCGCGTTCCGCGACATGGTCGTGCGCAAGGACCGCGAGGTGTTCAGCGACGCGGACCTCGCGGAGATCAAGCGCGCCTTCGACCCGCCCGGCGCGATCACGGCGGCGATCAACTACTACCGCGCGCAGTTCCGCGATCCCTCGATGCTCAAGCGCTACTCGAGCGACAAGCGCATCAAGTGCCCGACGCGCCTCATCTGGGCCGAGGACGACGTCGCGCTCGGCAAGGAGCTCACCTACGGCATGGAGCCGCTCTTCGAGGCGCCGTTCGACGTCCGCTACATCCCGGCGTGCAGCCACTGGGTGCAGCAGGAGCGTCCCGAAGAGGTGAACGCCTACCTGCTCGAGTTCCTGCGTCCGGAGTAG
- a CDS encoding enoyl-CoA hydratase-related protein — protein MSYQFVKYEKRDRVAWVTLNRPEVMNALHPPCHDELEEIWNDFARDPEVWVAVLTGAGERAFSAGNDLKWTAQHGGKLPPMPPGGFAGLTTRFDLTKPIIAAVNGFALGGGFEIVLCCDIVVAAEHAQFGLPEPKVGLMAAAGGAQRLPRQIPLKVAMGMMMTGEPISAQRAYELGLVNEVVPAGQDLLAAAGRWAEKIVACSPLSVRATKQAALDSLDKPLRDAVAVTNYPAVLELFRSEDALEGPRAFAEKRKPVWKGR, from the coding sequence ATGAGCTATCAGTTCGTCAAGTATGAAAAGCGTGATCGGGTGGCATGGGTCACGCTGAACCGGCCGGAGGTGATGAACGCGCTTCACCCGCCGTGCCACGACGAGCTCGAGGAGATCTGGAACGACTTCGCGCGCGATCCGGAAGTGTGGGTTGCGGTGCTGACCGGCGCCGGCGAGCGCGCCTTCTCGGCCGGCAACGACCTCAAGTGGACCGCGCAGCACGGCGGCAAGCTGCCGCCCATGCCGCCGGGCGGCTTCGCCGGCCTCACCACGCGTTTCGACCTGACGAAGCCGATCATCGCGGCGGTGAACGGCTTCGCGCTCGGCGGCGGCTTCGAGATCGTCCTGTGCTGCGACATCGTGGTCGCCGCCGAGCACGCGCAGTTCGGCCTGCCCGAGCCGAAGGTCGGTCTCATGGCGGCGGCGGGCGGCGCGCAGCGCCTGCCGCGCCAGATCCCGCTCAAGGTCGCGATGGGGATGATGATGACCGGCGAGCCGATCTCGGCGCAGCGCGCCTACGAGCTCGGGCTCGTGAACGAGGTGGTGCCCGCGGGCCAGGACCTGCTCGCCGCGGCCGGGCGCTGGGCGGAGAAGATCGTCGCCTGCTCGCCGCTCAGCGTGCGCGCGACCAAGCAGGCGGCGCTCGACAGCCTCGACAAGCCGCTGCGCGACGCGGTGGCGGTCACCAACTACCCGGCCGTGCTCGAGCTGTTCCGCTCGGAGGACGCGCTCGAGGGACCGCGCGCGTTCGCCGAGAAGCGCAAGCCGGTCTGGAAGGGGCGGTAA
- the efp gene encoding elongation factor P — MLIDATKLRVGMVIMHNGELYRMTSVTHVTPGNWRGMVQTKMRSLRSGNSTEHRFRSEDKVDRVTLEQHEMEYLYSDGDRYHFMNTENYEQIELSAEDLGDAAKYLTPNQRLNVEFYESTPIGVSLPKTLDLKVTETAPGLKSATVTNQLKPATLETGLVVSVPNFIDVGDVITVDTETGEYVSRAGKGG, encoded by the coding sequence ATGTTGATCGACGCCACGAAGCTGCGCGTGGGCATGGTGATCATGCACAACGGCGAGCTCTACCGGATGACGAGCGTGACCCACGTGACGCCCGGCAACTGGCGCGGCATGGTGCAGACCAAGATGCGCAGCCTGCGCTCGGGGAACTCGACCGAGCACCGCTTCCGCTCGGAGGACAAGGTCGACCGCGTCACCCTCGAGCAGCACGAGATGGAGTACCTCTACTCCGACGGCGACCGCTACCACTTCATGAACACCGAGAACTACGAGCAGATCGAGCTCTCGGCGGAGGACCTGGGCGACGCCGCGAAGTACTTGACGCCGAACCAGCGTCTCAACGTCGAGTTCTACGAGAGCACGCCGATCGGCGTCTCGCTGCCGAAGACGCTCGACCTCAAGGTGACCGAGACCGCGCCGGGTCTGAAGTCGGCGACGGTCACGAACCAGCTCAAGCCCGCGACGCTCGAGACCGGGCTCGTCGTCTCGGTGCCGAACTTCATCGACGTCGGCGACGTCATCACCGTCGACACCGAGACCGGCGAGTACGTCTCGCGCGCCGGCAAGGGCGGCTGA
- a CDS encoding cupin domain-containing protein produces the protein MSAFVDVRSRVAFSSDKMRKQNLFDSERMFCDVYCFEPGQTQAAHAHAGSDKIYYVLDGTAEIQIGDETRTVGPGFAAHAAPGVSHAVTNPGPDRLTVLVFMAPKP, from the coding sequence ATGAGCGCTTTCGTCGACGTCCGATCCCGCGTCGCCTTCTCGAGCGACAAGATGAGAAAGCAGAACCTGTTCGACAGCGAGCGGATGTTCTGCGACGTCTACTGCTTCGAGCCGGGCCAGACGCAGGCCGCGCACGCGCACGCCGGCTCGGACAAGATCTACTACGTGCTCGATGGCACCGCCGAGATCCAGATCGGCGACGAGACGCGGACCGTCGGTCCCGGCTTCGCGGCGCACGCGGCGCCCGGCGTCTCGCACGCGGTCACCAACCCCGGTCCCGATCGCTTGACGGTGCTCGTCTTCATGGCGCCCAAGCCCTGA
- a CDS encoding nitrite/sulfite reductase: protein MKPTKETFDSARALHLGRAAAYQRGELNDAQFRPIRLSYGLYYQLDHTSYMQRIKLPGGLMTAEQIEVLAGITDDYGRGVTHVTTRQDLQIHWVPLEKIGDIYERLEAVGITTRGACSDSVRNVTACPFAGVSPDELFDVTPYALAIHDWFLFNPLNLTLPRKFKIAVEGCPLDCAQATINDIGLYAREKDGVRGFSVWAGGGLGAAPFLAVPVIDFAPADDVLIVCEAIVRIQHRSGERKLRHKARMKFLVKKLGIERFREMVHAEVAKVDAERGDELREDVRTAVREYRTPRPGKPAPGGEQRPTFAAWAATNAPAERDPNYVSAVVALPLGDITGDELRAIGRLAAEYGNGTVRATNDQNLVLQSVHRDSLPRVHAALEDLGLAERGAFLLTDVVSCPGLDYCSLAVSRSMGVAEKVRSELARGEVDAEALGQFHVKISGCPNSCGQHHIGDIGLTGMMVKGEDGVERPHYSILVGGGVGEGRTRIGKRLFGRFPEDEAPRVIVALARLFEKDRIPGERFGEFVDRVGTDALDRVAQETISGAVR from the coding sequence ATGAAGCCCACCAAGGAGACCTTCGATTCCGCCCGTGCGCTGCACCTCGGACGCGCGGCGGCCTACCAGCGCGGCGAGCTGAACGACGCGCAGTTCCGCCCGATCCGCCTGTCGTACGGCCTCTACTACCAGCTCGACCACACGAGCTACATGCAGCGGATCAAGCTGCCCGGCGGGCTGATGACCGCCGAGCAGATCGAGGTGCTGGCCGGCATCACCGACGACTACGGGCGCGGCGTGACCCACGTCACGACCCGCCAGGACCTGCAGATCCACTGGGTGCCGCTCGAGAAGATCGGGGACATCTACGAGCGCCTCGAGGCCGTCGGCATCACGACGCGCGGCGCGTGCTCCGACAGCGTGCGCAACGTGACGGCGTGTCCGTTCGCCGGCGTGTCGCCCGACGAGCTGTTCGACGTGACGCCGTACGCGCTCGCGATCCACGACTGGTTCCTGTTCAACCCGCTGAACCTGACGCTGCCGCGCAAGTTCAAGATCGCCGTCGAGGGCTGCCCGCTCGACTGCGCGCAGGCGACGATCAACGACATCGGGCTCTACGCGCGCGAGAAGGACGGCGTGCGTGGCTTCTCGGTGTGGGCCGGCGGCGGCCTCGGCGCCGCGCCGTTCCTCGCGGTGCCGGTGATCGACTTCGCGCCGGCGGACGACGTGCTGATCGTCTGCGAGGCGATCGTGCGCATCCAGCACCGCTCCGGCGAGCGCAAGCTGCGTCACAAGGCGCGCATGAAGTTCCTCGTGAAGAAGCTCGGCATCGAGCGCTTCCGCGAGATGGTGCACGCCGAGGTGGCCAAGGTGGACGCGGAGCGCGGCGACGAGCTGCGCGAGGACGTGCGCACGGCGGTGCGCGAGTACCGCACGCCGCGTCCGGGCAAGCCTGCGCCGGGCGGTGAGCAGCGTCCGACCTTCGCGGCGTGGGCGGCGACCAACGCGCCGGCCGAGCGTGATCCGAACTACGTGTCGGCGGTCGTCGCGCTGCCGCTCGGCGACATCACCGGCGACGAGCTGCGCGCGATCGGACGTCTGGCCGCCGAGTACGGCAACGGCACCGTGCGGGCGACCAACGACCAGAACCTGGTGCTGCAGTCGGTGCACCGCGACTCGCTGCCGCGCGTGCACGCGGCGCTCGAGGACCTCGGGCTCGCCGAGCGCGGCGCGTTCCTGCTGACCGACGTCGTCTCGTGCCCCGGTCTCGACTACTGCAGCCTCGCCGTGTCGCGCTCGATGGGCGTCGCCGAGAAGGTGCGCAGCGAGCTCGCGCGCGGAGAGGTCGACGCCGAGGCGCTGGGCCAGTTCCACGTCAAGATCAGCGGCTGCCCGAACTCCTGCGGCCAGCATCACATCGGCGACATCGGGCTCACCGGCATGATGGTGAAGGGCGAGGACGGCGTCGAGCGCCCGCACTACTCGATCCTGGTGGGCGGCGGCGTCGGCGAGGGCCGCACGCGGATCGGCAAGCGTCTGTTCGGCCGCTTCCCGGAGGACGAGGCGCCGCGCGTGATCGTCGCGCTCGCGCGCCTCTTCGAGAAGGATCGGATCCCTGGCGAGCGCTTCGGCGAGTTCGTCGACCGCGTCGGCACCGACGCGCTCGATCGAGTCGCGCAGGAGACGATCAGCGGTGCGGTCCGGTGA
- a CDS encoding DsbA family protein → MNHVGLLYRITTCLGILVLITGCGGSDADEIEALRREVGEVKQAQEELKRSLAELQNTVANLPGAKFLANAKAAQSGGTQAAAAKPPGAQAPAAAPAPAQQAAAQSPDGSKREAVRLIPIGMAPRKGSEFAPIVVVQFADFQCPDCKAAVKLSDELVAAYPREVQFVFKHNPLPRHRDAERAAKAAWAAHQQGKFWEMHDAIFAGDIERIDDEMLRRYAQQIGLDMARFETDMASPAADQAVKADRRLALAMKVGGVPVYYVNGRRVLDRSPAGVRAKVEEQIAQRKQQPAS, encoded by the coding sequence ATGAATCATGTCGGGCTGCTTTACCGGATCACCACCTGTCTCGGCATCCTCGTTCTGATCACCGGCTGCGGCGGCTCGGACGCCGACGAGATCGAGGCGCTGCGCCGCGAGGTCGGCGAGGTCAAGCAGGCGCAGGAGGAGCTGAAGAGATCGCTCGCCGAGCTGCAGAACACGGTCGCCAACCTGCCGGGCGCGAAGTTCCTCGCGAACGCCAAGGCGGCGCAGTCGGGCGGAACGCAGGCCGCGGCGGCGAAGCCACCGGGAGCCCAGGCTCCGGCTGCTGCGCCGGCGCCGGCGCAGCAGGCCGCCGCGCAGAGCCCCGACGGCAGCAAGCGCGAGGCGGTCCGCCTGATCCCGATCGGCATGGCGCCCCGCAAGGGCAGCGAGTTTGCGCCCATCGTCGTCGTCCAGTTCGCCGACTTCCAGTGCCCGGACTGCAAGGCCGCGGTGAAGCTGTCCGACGAGCTGGTCGCCGCCTACCCGCGCGAGGTGCAGTTCGTCTTCAAGCACAACCCGCTGCCGCGGCACCGCGACGCCGAGCGCGCCGCCAAGGCGGCGTGGGCGGCGCACCAGCAGGGCAAGTTCTGGGAGATGCACGACGCGATCTTCGCGGGCGACATCGAGCGCATCGACGACGAGATGCTGCGCCGCTACGCGCAGCAGATCGGCCTCGACATGGCGCGCTTCGAGACCGACATGGCGTCGCCTGCGGCGGATCAGGCGGTCAAGGCCGACCGCAGGCTGGCGCTCGCGATGAAGGTCGGCGGCGTCCCGGTGTACTACGTCAACGGCCGTCGGGTGCTCGACCGCTCCCCGGCGGGCGTCCGCGCCAAGGTCGAGGAGCAGATCGCGCAGCGGAAGCAGCAGCCCGCGTCCTGA
- a CDS encoding helix-turn-helix transcriptional regulator, which produces MRVDQEAISTMSKSTGLSIRDMRNKLSMTQEEFAHALGITVSTVNRWENGHSEPSKLARATIARLASNHGIFVEPTPRDQTNGPRSDS; this is translated from the coding sequence GTGAGGGTGGATCAGGAGGCAATTTCCACGATGTCGAAGAGCACGGGACTTTCCATTCGGGACATGCGCAACAAGCTTTCGATGACCCAGGAGGAGTTCGCACACGCCCTGGGTATCACCGTGAGCACGGTCAACCGTTGGGAGAATGGTCACTCCGAGCCGAGCAAGCTCGCTCGCGCGACCATCGCGCGTCTCGCCAGCAACCACGGAATCTTCGTCGAGCCGACGCCGCGCGATCAGACCAACGGGCCGCGCTCGGACAGCTGA
- the mvaD gene encoding diphosphomevalonate decarboxylase, translating to MAETSTPGANHATATALARANVALVKYWGKRDEKRNLPAVGSISLTLDGLKAVASVTLASPGTRPRFRHGGAEVTGVAGERMARFLDRLTGESAKVEACVDVEASFPVGAGLASSAAIYCAVTAATLSALDRRVDLVTLSGLAREGSGSAARSVFGGFVEWRRGEAEDGSDSTAYQLLPESAWDVAMLVAITSEAMKRTASRDAMAHVAATSPLYRGWLDAQEEDLAAMRRAIAERDLETVGRIAEENCLRMHATSFAARPPVFFWSPATLAAMDAVRRTRDEGIGCWFTIDAGPQVKVLCAARDADAVAERLRAVPGVLRVLRCAPGAGVEMKQGAAPWR from the coding sequence ATGGCAGAAACGAGCACGCCGGGCGCCAATCACGCGACGGCCACGGCGCTGGCGCGCGCCAACGTCGCCCTGGTGAAGTACTGGGGCAAGCGTGACGAGAAGCGGAACCTGCCCGCCGTCGGCAGCATCTCGTTGACGCTCGACGGCCTCAAGGCCGTCGCCAGCGTGACGCTCGCGAGCCCGGGGACGCGTCCCCGGTTCCGCCACGGCGGCGCCGAGGTGACGGGTGTCGCCGGCGAGCGGATGGCGCGCTTTCTCGATCGACTGACCGGCGAGAGCGCGAAGGTCGAAGCCTGCGTCGACGTCGAGGCGAGCTTTCCGGTCGGCGCCGGGCTCGCGTCGTCAGCGGCGATCTACTGCGCCGTCACCGCGGCGACGCTGTCGGCGCTCGACCGTCGCGTCGACCTCGTGACGCTGTCCGGCCTCGCGCGCGAGGGATCCGGCTCCGCCGCGCGCTCGGTGTTCGGCGGCTTCGTCGAGTGGCGCCGCGGCGAGGCCGAGGACGGCAGCGACTCGACGGCCTACCAGCTCCTGCCCGAGTCGGCCTGGGACGTCGCGATGCTGGTCGCGATCACCAGCGAGGCGATGAAGCGCACGGCGTCGCGCGACGCGATGGCGCACGTCGCCGCGACCTCGCCGCTCTACCGCGGCTGGCTCGACGCGCAGGAAGAGGACCTCGCCGCGATGCGGCGTGCGATCGCCGAGCGCGACCTCGAGACGGTCGGCCGGATCGCCGAGGAGAACTGCCTGCGCATGCACGCGACGTCGTTCGCCGCGCGGCCGCCGGTCTTCTTCTGGTCGCCTGCGACGCTCGCCGCGATGGACGCGGTGCGGCGCACGCGCGACGAGGGCATCGGCTGCTGGTTCACGATCGACGCCGGGCCGCAGGTGAAGGTGCTGTGCGCCGCGCGCGACGCCGACGCCGTCGCCGAGCGTCTGCGCGCCGTGCCCGGGGTGCTGCGCGTCCTGCGCTGCGCGCCCGGAGCGGGCGTGGAGATGAAGCAGGGCGCCGCTCCATGGAGGTGA